A stretch of the Verrucomicrobiia bacterium genome encodes the following:
- a CDS encoding N-acetyltransferase, whose protein sequence is MSSPLEIIALTRQPRDVRRFFKLAYRIYDGDPRWFAPLLMDMHKVFADANPLFTHAEMQLWVARRDGRDVGRIAGVIDRNHNAFHQERTAFFGFFECVDDAAASAKLFEAVAAWAKQKGMDRLLGPMNPTTNDECGLLVDGFETPPVFMMTYNPRYYVKLLEGAGFRRAKDLLAFEFAVAGSPQERLKRFQEKFRKREPDLRIVPLAKKTLKEQLVKVKAVYNQAWEKNWGFVPMTDAEIDFMAERLKPLLTDGLAFLAETPQEPVGFMLAMPDFNEAFLPLRGRLLSPGLLRAVPYLLGWKAPRYVRCVTLGVTAKARGRGIEAAMLAEGVFTSLRLGIQRCEASWILEDNVPVIRMIELFGGKVYKTYRIYERPA, encoded by the coding sequence ATGAGTTCACCGCTCGAAATCATCGCCCTGACGCGGCAGCCCCGGGATGTCCGCCGTTTTTTCAAGCTCGCCTACCGTATTTACGACGGCGACCCCCGCTGGTTCGCGCCGCTGTTGATGGACATGCACAAGGTGTTCGCGGACGCCAATCCGCTGTTCACGCACGCCGAGATGCAGTTGTGGGTGGCCCGGCGCGACGGCCGCGACGTGGGGCGCATTGCCGGCGTGATTGACCGGAACCACAACGCGTTTCACCAGGAGCGAACCGCCTTTTTCGGCTTCTTCGAATGCGTGGACGACGCGGCCGCGAGCGCGAAACTGTTCGAGGCGGTGGCGGCGTGGGCGAAGCAGAAGGGCATGGACCGTTTGCTCGGCCCGATGAACCCGACGACCAACGACGAGTGCGGGCTGCTGGTGGACGGCTTCGAGACGCCGCCGGTGTTCATGATGACCTACAATCCGCGCTACTACGTGAAGCTGCTCGAAGGCGCCGGGTTCCGCCGCGCGAAGGATCTGCTCGCCTTCGAGTTTGCGGTGGCGGGCAGTCCGCAGGAGCGGCTGAAGCGGTTTCAGGAGAAGTTCCGCAAACGCGAACCCGATCTGCGAATCGTGCCGCTGGCGAAAAAGACGTTGAAGGAGCAGCTCGTCAAGGTGAAGGCGGTTTACAATCAGGCGTGGGAAAAGAACTGGGGCTTCGTGCCGATGACCGACGCCGAAATCGATTTCATGGCGGAACGGCTCAAGCCCCTGCTCACCGACGGCCTGGCGTTCCTGGCCGAAACACCGCAGGAACCGGTCGGCTTCATGCTGGCCATGCCGGATTTCAACGAGGCCTTCCTGCCGTTGCGCGGCCGGCTGCTTTCGCCGGGACTGCTGCGGGCCGTGCCCTACCTGCTCGGCTGGAAGGCGCCGCGATACGTGCGGTGCGTAACGCTCGGGGTCACAGCGAAGGCCCGCGGCCGGGGCATCGAAGCGGCCATGCTGGCGGAAGGCGTCTTCACGTCGCTGCGTCTGGGCATCCAACGCTGCGAAGCCTCGTGGATCCTGGAGGACAATGTGCCGGTGATCCGGATGATCGAGCTGTTTGGCGGCAAGGTTTACAAGACTTACCGCATCTACGAACGCCCGGCCTGA
- a CDS encoding phosphatase PAP2 family protein, translated as MTKHYTFIDYATQGYIALVALIVLILHGTAVPGWGWLCAAHVGCLALIHGLIRASAARPANRVLDFLRHFYPVLLYTGFYRETGLLNQMLHTGYLDGHFIHLDRLLFGFEPSVRFMQTFPSLWVSEVFYIAYFSYYVMIVGVGLALFLRNRRQFYHYISVVSFVFYACYLIYIFLPVIGPRIAYSDIVSSDPPANAPPEAAWVFPESVQAGLFYKIMALIYREFEAPGAAFPSSHVAIALVTVYFSFLYLRRIRWIHLVMAVLLCGSTVYCRYHYAVDVLAGALTTALLLPLANRLYARFAGAPAAPDKVASQPSLGVASEESPP; from the coding sequence ATGACGAAGCATTACACGTTTATTGACTACGCGACGCAGGGTTACATCGCCCTGGTGGCGCTCATCGTCCTGATTTTGCACGGCACGGCCGTGCCGGGGTGGGGCTGGTTGTGTGCGGCCCATGTCGGATGCCTGGCGCTGATTCACGGGTTGATCAGGGCCAGCGCGGCCCGGCCGGCCAACCGGGTGCTCGACTTCCTGCGCCACTTCTATCCGGTGCTGCTCTACACGGGATTTTACCGTGAAACCGGCCTGCTCAATCAGATGCTGCACACGGGCTATCTGGATGGGCACTTCATTCATCTGGACCGGCTGCTGTTCGGGTTCGAGCCGAGCGTCCGGTTCATGCAGACCTTTCCGTCGTTGTGGGTGAGCGAGGTGTTCTACATCGCCTATTTTTCCTACTACGTGATGATTGTCGGCGTCGGCCTGGCGTTGTTTCTCCGGAACCGCCGCCAGTTTTACCACTACATCTCCGTCGTGTCGTTCGTGTTTTACGCGTGCTACCTGATTTACATTTTCCTGCCGGTCATCGGCCCGCGCATTGCCTACAGCGACATCGTGTCGTCCGATCCGCCGGCCAACGCGCCGCCCGAAGCGGCCTGGGTCTTCCCCGAAAGTGTGCAGGCGGGCCTCTTTTACAAAATCATGGCGCTGATTTACCGCGAGTTTGAAGCGCCGGGGGCTGCGTTTCCGAGCAGCCACGTCGCCATCGCGCTGGTCACGGTCTATTTTTCCTTCCTGTATCTGCGGCGCATCCGCTGGATTCACCTCGTCATGGCGGTGTTGCTGTGCGGCTCAACGGTGTATTGCCGCTATCACTACGCAGTGGACGTGCTGGCCGGCGCCTTGACGACCGCGTTGCTGCTGCCCCTGGCCAACCGCCTGTATGCCCGTTTTGCCGGGGCGCCGGCGGCCCCGGACAAGGTGGCTTCCCAACCGTCGTTGGGCGTGGCTTCGGAAGAATCGCCACCCTGA
- a CDS encoding NAD(P)-dependent oxidoreductase, translated as MKVLLTGGNGFVGSHVLDQLLAQGIPTVVLLRAASDRQFIANQLSRVEVRTGGMDQPEALAAALAGVTHVVHCAGATKALDAAGFFAANQQGTRQLVEAVNRCGPRIQRFVHVSSLAVAGPHTPDEPARENQPPRPVSDYGRSKLAAEQEVMTHCTTDWVILRPPAVYGPRDREFLRLFKAVNAHLRPQFGGGRQFLSLVHVADLARVIVAVLIEPRARRKVFFVGSPEVVTAAELARRMATELGTWTIPLPLPRVVLWLACQWADWRARRTRRPSVLNAQKFAELNAPGWVCDVARLKAELDLECATPLRDGVVDTLRWYREHGWL; from the coding sequence ATGAAAGTCCTGCTCACCGGCGGCAACGGTTTCGTGGGCAGCCACGTGCTGGACCAGCTCCTGGCGCAGGGCATTCCCACGGTGGTTTTGCTCCGCGCAGCCAGCGACCGCCAGTTCATCGCCAACCAGCTTTCCCGGGTTGAAGTCCGGACGGGCGGCATGGACCAGCCGGAAGCCCTCGCGGCGGCGCTCGCCGGCGTGACGCATGTGGTTCATTGCGCCGGCGCGACCAAGGCCCTGGATGCCGCGGGATTCTTCGCGGCCAACCAGCAGGGCACCCGCCAGCTCGTGGAGGCCGTCAACCGTTGCGGCCCGCGCATCCAACGATTCGTGCACGTTTCCAGCCTGGCCGTGGCCGGGCCGCACACGCCGGACGAACCGGCGCGGGAAAACCAGCCCCCCCGGCCGGTTTCCGATTATGGCCGCAGCAAACTCGCGGCGGAGCAGGAGGTCATGACCCACTGCACGACGGACTGGGTGATCCTGCGCCCGCCGGCGGTGTATGGGCCGCGCGATCGTGAATTTCTCCGGCTGTTCAAGGCGGTCAACGCGCATCTCCGCCCGCAGTTCGGCGGCGGCCGGCAGTTTTTAAGCCTGGTGCACGTGGCCGACCTGGCGCGGGTCATTGTCGCCGTTTTGATTGAACCGCGCGCGCGCCGGAAGGTCTTTTTTGTCGGTTCACCGGAAGTGGTGACGGCCGCGGAACTGGCCCGGCGGATGGCGACCGAACTGGGAACCTGGACGATTCCGCTGCCGCTGCCGCGGGTGGTGCTGTGGCTGGCGTGTCAGTGGGCGGACTGGCGGGCGCGGCGCACCCGGCGGCCCAGCGTGTTGAACGCGCAGAAGTTCGCCGAGCTGAACGCGCCCGGCTGGGTGTGTGACGTGGCCCGGCTGAAGGCGGAACTGGATCTCGAATGTGCCACGCCCTTGCGCGACGGCGTGGTGGACACGCTGCGTTGGTATCGGGAGCATGGCTGGCTCTGA
- a CDS encoding aminotransferase class I/II-fold pyridoxal phosphate-dependent enzyme, which yields MPLFSKVRNYHSADQVRALGLYPYFRTISSAQDTEVTMNGQKVLMMGSNSYLGLTNDPRIKEATEAAVRKYGSGCAGSRFLNGTLDLHIELETELARLMKKEAVLLYSTGFQVNLGVVSTIVGKDEYILADKANHASLVEGCRLSLGEFIRFAHNDMNALERRLRQLPHGAGKLIVVDGVFSMEGDIIKLPELVKLAKRYNAAVMVDDAHGIGVLGQCGSGTASHFGLEDDVQLIMGTFSKSLASLGGFIASDAATIDFLKHNSRTLVFSASMSPANAAAVLAALKIMINEPARIAQLWKNTERMKQGLISLGFHLGASETPILPVYVHDMLKTFQFCKGLEEEGVFVNPVVSPGVPVGQELLRVSLMATHTFAQIDRALEKFQKVGQRLGII from the coding sequence TTGCCGTTGTTCAGCAAGGTGCGGAACTACCACAGCGCCGACCAGGTGCGGGCACTCGGGTTGTATCCCTATTTCCGGACGATTTCCTCCGCGCAGGACACCGAGGTCACGATGAATGGCCAGAAGGTGCTCATGATGGGCTCGAACAGTTATCTGGGCCTGACGAATGACCCGCGCATCAAGGAAGCCACCGAAGCCGCAGTGCGCAAGTATGGCAGCGGTTGCGCCGGCTCCCGGTTTCTGAACGGCACGCTCGATCTGCACATCGAGCTTGAGACCGAACTGGCCCGGCTGATGAAAAAGGAGGCCGTGCTCCTCTACAGCACCGGCTTTCAGGTCAATCTCGGCGTGGTCAGCACCATCGTGGGCAAGGACGAATACATCCTGGCCGACAAGGCCAACCACGCGAGTCTGGTGGAAGGCTGCCGGCTGTCCCTGGGCGAATTCATCCGGTTTGCCCATAATGACATGAATGCGCTGGAACGGCGCCTGCGCCAGTTGCCGCACGGGGCCGGCAAGCTGATCGTCGTGGACGGCGTCTTCAGCATGGAAGGCGACATCATCAAGCTGCCCGAGCTGGTCAAGCTGGCCAAGCGATACAACGCCGCCGTCATGGTGGATGACGCCCACGGCATCGGCGTGCTCGGGCAATGCGGTTCCGGCACGGCCTCGCACTTCGGTTTGGAGGACGACGTGCAGCTCATCATGGGCACGTTCAGCAAATCCCTCGCGAGCCTCGGCGGGTTCATTGCCAGCGACGCGGCCACAATTGATTTTCTCAAGCACAACTCGCGCACCCTCGTGTTCAGCGCGAGCATGAGCCCGGCCAATGCGGCGGCGGTCCTCGCGGCGTTGAAGATCATGATCAACGAGCCGGCCCGGATCGCCCAGCTGTGGAAAAACACCGAACGCATGAAGCAGGGGCTGATTTCCCTGGGGTTTCATCTGGGCGCCTCCGAAACCCCGATCCTGCCCGTTTACGTGCACGACATGCTCAAGACCTTCCAGTTCTGCAAGGGGCTCGAAGAAGAGGGCGTGTTTGTGAATCCGGTCGTTTCGCCCGGCGTTCCGGTTGGTCAGGAATTGCTGCGTGTGAGTCTCATGGCCACGCACACCTTCGCGCAAATTGACCGCGCCCTGGAAAAGTTTCAGAAGGTCGGCCAGCGGCTCGGCATCATCTGA
- a CDS encoding FeoA family protein has protein sequence MRAESPTNERGTGPRCDLCPLNRVQAGVAVRIRQLCATPEIQTRLRELGLCEDQIIRLVTNRTSFICQVCNSRFALSEQLAALILVEPMQPAPVRG, from the coding sequence ATGCGTGCTGAATCTCCGACCAACGAACGCGGCACGGGGCCGCGTTGCGATCTGTGTCCGCTGAACCGGGTGCAAGCCGGCGTTGCGGTGCGCATCCGGCAACTGTGCGCCACGCCCGAAATTCAGACCCGCCTCCGTGAACTGGGTCTGTGCGAGGACCAAATCATCCGCCTCGTCACCAACCGCACGAGCTTCATCTGCCAGGTCTGCAACTCCCGTTTCGCGCTCAGCGAGCAGCTCGCCGCGCTCATTCTGGTTGAGCCGATGCAACCAGCGCCGGTTCGCGGTTGA
- a CDS encoding NAD(P)-dependent oxidoreductase: MNAPGKTPWDARHAWLEVPRRLPPKRPAGERLADFREIYSLYDEATVRAQASRCIQCPDPLCVRGCPLANRIPEWLALAAEGEFLAAAEISGATSNLPEICGRICPQERQCEGACILNSHSAPVSIGAIEVFINEYAFAHRDRRVIRAAPNGRRVACVGSGPASLSCADELAKRGFAVTIFEAQATPGGLLRNGIPSFKLEKSVVERRVALLRERGVVMRVGQRVGCDVSLWTLARDFDAVFLGIGCEQAKPLDLPGEHLSGVHAAIPFLVQKNTPGPHVVAPIDCRGKDVVVLGGGDTAMDCLRTAIRSGAKSTVCVYRRDLENMPGSRKEYLNAVEEGAVFLFLTNPLRLEGDAHGNLNRLHCLKMELGEPDGSGRRKPRAVRGSDFAISADLILVAYGFDPVPFAADSDFAPLLRNAWGGLIVDEHQMTNIPGIFSGGDSVRGAQLVVHAVRDGRRAAAGIVRWLGGRAVVNREPALVASAQPE, encoded by the coding sequence ATGAATGCGCCCGGCAAAACCCCTTGGGACGCCCGTCATGCGTGGCTGGAAGTGCCGCGCCGGCTGCCGCCGAAGCGGCCGGCCGGTGAACGCCTTGCGGATTTTCGCGAGATTTATTCCCTCTACGATGAGGCCACGGTCCGCGCCCAGGCCAGCCGCTGCATCCAATGTCCCGATCCCTTGTGCGTGCGCGGCTGCCCGCTGGCCAACCGGATTCCTGAATGGCTGGCACTGGCGGCGGAGGGGGAATTTCTGGCCGCGGCGGAAATCTCTGGCGCCACGAGCAACCTGCCCGAGATTTGCGGGCGCATTTGTCCGCAGGAACGGCAGTGCGAAGGGGCATGCATCCTGAACTCCCATTCGGCGCCGGTGAGCATCGGCGCCATTGAGGTGTTCATCAACGAATATGCGTTTGCGCACCGCGACCGGCGCGTCATCCGGGCGGCGCCGAACGGCCGCCGCGTGGCGTGCGTGGGGTCCGGTCCGGCCAGCCTGAGTTGCGCCGATGAACTGGCCAAACGCGGCTTCGCCGTGACGATCTTTGAAGCGCAGGCAACCCCGGGCGGACTGCTGCGCAACGGCATTCCGTCGTTCAAGCTCGAAAAATCCGTGGTGGAGCGCCGTGTCGCGCTGTTGCGGGAACGCGGCGTGGTCATGCGGGTGGGCCAGCGGGTGGGCTGCGACGTCTCGCTTTGGACGCTGGCGCGGGATTTTGACGCGGTATTTTTGGGCATTGGCTGCGAACAGGCCAAGCCGCTTGACCTTCCGGGCGAGCACTTGAGCGGTGTGCATGCGGCCATCCCGTTCCTCGTGCAGAAGAACACGCCGGGGCCGCACGTCGTTGCACCCATTGATTGCCGCGGGAAGGATGTCGTCGTCCTCGGCGGCGGCGACACGGCGATGGATTGCCTCCGCACGGCCATCCGCAGCGGGGCCAAATCCACCGTGTGCGTTTACCGGCGCGATCTCGAAAACATGCCGGGCAGCCGGAAGGAGTATTTGAACGCGGTCGAGGAAGGGGCGGTGTTTCTGTTTTTGACCAATCCGCTGCGCCTCGAAGGCGACGCCCACGGGAATCTGAACCGGCTGCATTGCCTGAAAATGGAGCTGGGCGAACCCGATGGTTCGGGCCGGCGCAAACCCCGGGCGGTGCGCGGCTCGGATTTTGCGATCTCGGCGGATTTGATTCTGGTCGCCTACGGATTCGATCCGGTGCCGTTTGCGGCGGACAGCGACTTTGCGCCACTGCTCAGGAACGCCTGGGGCGGTCTCATCGTGGATGAGCACCAGATGACCAACATTCCGGGTATTTTCTCCGGCGGTGATTCCGTGCGCGGCGCGCAACTGGTGGTTCACGCCGTGCGCGATGGACGGCGGGCCGCGGCGGGAATCGTGCGGTGGCTGGGCGGACGGGCGGTGGTCAACCGCGAACCGGCGCTGGTTGCATCGGCTCAACCAGAATGA
- the hemH gene encoding ferrochelatase — MSKAVLLVNLGSPDSPSVPDVRRYLNEFLMDGRVIDVAWPLRRFIVGMILLNRPKESAHAYQSVWTPEGSPLIVISRHVQALLQQRVSVPVELAMRYQNPGVPDAVKKLAGQGITELLLIPLFPHYAMSSYETAVVWVRENIARHAPHIRLTVQPPYYAAPDYIAALAAVSAPALQTDFDHLLFSFHGVPERQIKKSDPTKCHCLTVPNCCEVPGPAHEFCYRAQCFQTAKQVAEKCRVPAQKWSVAFQSRLGKDPWLKPFTDFELERLPKAGVKKLVIISPAFVSDCLETIEEIGMRGRETFLQAGGERYTLIPCLNEHPLWITALANMVKPFAG; from the coding sequence ATGAGCAAAGCCGTTCTCCTGGTCAACCTGGGGTCGCCCGATTCGCCGTCCGTGCCGGACGTGCGCCGTTACCTGAACGAATTCCTGATGGACGGGCGCGTGATTGACGTCGCGTGGCCGCTGCGCCGGTTCATCGTGGGGATGATTCTCCTCAACCGGCCCAAGGAATCCGCGCACGCCTATCAGAGCGTTTGGACGCCGGAAGGTTCGCCGCTCATTGTCATCAGCCGTCACGTGCAGGCCCTCCTGCAACAGCGCGTCTCCGTGCCGGTTGAACTGGCGATGCGTTACCAGAACCCGGGCGTGCCGGACGCGGTCAAGAAACTGGCCGGGCAGGGGATCACCGAGCTGTTGTTGATTCCATTGTTCCCGCACTACGCCATGTCGAGCTACGAAACGGCCGTGGTCTGGGTGCGGGAAAACATCGCCCGGCACGCGCCGCACATCCGGCTCACGGTGCAGCCGCCGTATTATGCCGCGCCGGATTACATCGCCGCACTGGCGGCGGTTTCCGCGCCGGCGTTGCAAACGGACTTCGATCACCTGCTGTTCAGCTTTCACGGCGTGCCGGAGCGGCAGATCAAGAAGTCGGACCCGACGAAATGCCATTGCCTCACGGTGCCGAACTGCTGCGAGGTGCCGGGCCCGGCGCATGAGTTTTGTTACCGCGCCCAATGCTTCCAGACCGCGAAGCAGGTGGCGGAAAAGTGCCGGGTGCCGGCGCAAAAATGGTCCGTCGCCTTCCAGTCACGCCTGGGCAAGGATCCATGGCTGAAACCATTCACGGACTTCGAACTGGAACGCCTGCCCAAGGCGGGCGTAAAAAAACTGGTCATCATTTCGCCCGCGTTTGTGAGCGATTGCCTGGAGACGATCGAGGAAATCGGCATGCGCGGCCGCGAAACGTTCCTGCAAGCCGGCGGTGAGCGCTACACGCTGATTCCCTGCCTGAATGAGCATCCGCTTTGGATCACGGCCTTGGCAAACATGGTGAAGCCGTTTGCGGGCTGA